One region of Sphingomonas bisphenolicum genomic DNA includes:
- a CDS encoding SDR family NAD(P)-dependent oxidoreductase translates to MNPVSSPSSPVIVTGGASGIGLASAKALAAVGRPVALWDIDGDGAAAAAGSIAQTHGIAAIGIGIDLRDLDGIAPALAATRQAMGAPGGVVHAAGIVDTDSIDGMTAQSWDSGIAIHLRALAFVTQAIRVDLASQPGSAIVAIASINATLGNGINPIYSAAKGGILSLVRSLADRLAMDGIRINAVSPGQILTPMMRPAVDALPDGYFERRILLGRIGEPEEVARVVRFLLSDEASYVTASEIVVDGGNISSQRG, encoded by the coding sequence ATGAACCCAGTTTCTTCGCCATCCTCTCCCGTCATCGTCACCGGCGGCGCTTCAGGCATCGGACTTGCGTCCGCCAAGGCCCTGGCAGCCGTCGGGCGGCCGGTCGCGCTATGGGATATCGATGGCGACGGGGCCGCCGCTGCCGCCGGCTCTATCGCCCAGACACATGGCATCGCCGCCATAGGCATCGGCATCGACCTGCGCGATCTGGACGGGATCGCTCCCGCACTGGCGGCGACGCGACAGGCGATGGGCGCGCCGGGCGGCGTGGTCCATGCGGCGGGTATCGTCGATACGGACTCGATCGACGGGATGACGGCGCAAAGCTGGGACAGCGGCATCGCCATCCACCTGCGCGCGCTCGCTTTCGTCACCCAGGCCATCCGAGTCGATCTGGCGAGCCAGCCCGGCTCTGCCATCGTCGCCATCGCCTCGATAAACGCCACGTTGGGGAACGGCATCAACCCGATCTATAGCGCCGCCAAGGGCGGCATACTTTCGCTGGTCCGCTCGCTGGCCGACCGGCTCGCCATGGACGGCATCCGGATCAATGCGGTATCGCCCGGTCAAATTCTGACGCCGATGATGCGCCCGGCCGTCGACGCCCTGCCGGACGGCTATTTCGAGCGGCGCATCCTGCTCGGTCGTATTGGAGAGCCAGAGGAAGTCGCGCGGGTCGTCCGCTTCCTGCTGTCGGACGAGGCGAGCTATGTCACCGCGTCGGAAATCGTCGTGGACGGCGGCAACATCTCATCGCAGCGCGGGTGA
- a CDS encoding tyrosine-protein phosphatase: MTALPIDRRHFLSGALLTSFAALAGCTTPVARGTSAAIPFRAASVIRIADSDDYHVEWQAEDVRRIAIYVSDMPSPMLVGQPVAQGNGTGSATIRGLTPGSRSYFTLVPDRGAPLVVADRALHISGIANLRDIGGYRTTDGRWVKMGMLYRSDQLDRVSDADMAALERLGLRVVVDLRTQSERMREPDRLPPGSRPLILDVAADGDGSLGGDMRKATAAIAAGKGVELLTAANRDFVALGSARQAYAALLRELATPQAMPLLYHCTAGKDRTGWATAVVLTLLGVPRDTVMADYMASNRYLERKNAKTVSALAQSGSAIDPASLMPVLTVRTAYLQAAFDEVEKRHGSFDAYLRNGLELNGHDLDELRKIYLS, translated from the coding sequence ATGACAGCCCTTCCGATAGACCGCCGTCATTTTCTCTCCGGCGCGCTGCTGACATCCTTTGCCGCGCTGGCGGGTTGCACGACGCCAGTCGCACGCGGGACAAGCGCCGCCATTCCCTTCCGCGCCGCCAGCGTCATTCGGATCGCCGACAGCGATGACTATCATGTTGAATGGCAGGCGGAAGACGTGCGACGCATCGCCATATATGTCAGCGACATGCCGTCTCCCATGCTCGTTGGACAGCCGGTGGCGCAAGGAAATGGTACGGGCAGCGCGACCATCCGTGGCCTCACGCCGGGCAGCCGGTCTTATTTCACCCTAGTTCCCGATCGCGGCGCACCGTTGGTCGTTGCGGATCGGGCGCTGCACATATCCGGCATCGCCAATCTGCGCGACATTGGCGGCTATCGCACTACAGATGGTCGCTGGGTGAAGATGGGGATGCTCTATCGCTCGGATCAGCTCGACCGGGTGAGCGATGCCGATATGGCCGCGCTCGAACGGCTGGGCCTGCGCGTCGTCGTCGATCTACGGACGCAAAGCGAAAGGATGCGCGAACCCGACAGACTGCCCCCGGGCAGCCGCCCGCTCATCCTGGACGTCGCTGCTGACGGCGACGGTTCGCTGGGCGGCGACATGCGCAAGGCGACCGCGGCGATTGCTGCGGGCAAGGGCGTGGAACTGTTGACCGCGGCCAATCGCGATTTCGTCGCTCTGGGCAGCGCACGCCAAGCCTATGCCGCGCTATTGCGCGAACTGGCGACGCCGCAAGCAATGCCCCTGCTCTATCATTGCACCGCGGGCAAGGATCGCACCGGCTGGGCGACGGCCGTCGTGCTGACCCTGCTCGGCGTGCCGCGCGACACCGTCATGGCCGATTATATGGCGAGCAACCGCTATCTGGAACGCAAGAATGCGAAGACGGTGAGCGCCCTTGCGCAATCGGGAAGCGCGATCGATCCCGCCAGCCTGATGCCAGTGCTGACCGTGCGCACCGCCTATCTGCAGGCCGCGTTCGATGAGGTGGAGAAGCGACACGGTTCTTTCGACGCCTATCTGCGAAACGGCCTGGAATTGAACGGCCACGACCTGGATGAACTACGCAAAATATACCTATCATAA
- a CDS encoding SDR family NAD(P)-dependent oxidoreductase, which translates to MKAIDFRDKSVLITGGGSGIGLACAENFAEAGARIAIAEADEMRCAEFAARFPQALVVHCDITNRAELRMLGGQVRDWDGKLDILVNNVGHFLHTKAFEALEDDEVDAIVDINFGQVVRVTRTMLPLLRTAGPGSSIVNITSIEAFRGIPNCAIYGAAKAAVTGLTQSLALELAPAGIRINAVAPETTDTPQVPLEYMIPPQNRTHMDKWIPLGRFGRPQDSADAALYLASPMAAWITGTTLHVDGGARAAAGWMQTPEGQWTVVPMISGNGIAMPA; encoded by the coding sequence ATGAAAGCCATCGATTTTCGCGACAAGAGCGTGTTGATCACCGGTGGAGGATCGGGCATCGGCTTGGCCTGCGCCGAGAATTTCGCCGAGGCTGGCGCCCGGATCGCGATCGCTGAGGCAGACGAGATGCGTTGCGCCGAATTCGCCGCGCGTTTTCCACAGGCGCTGGTCGTCCATTGCGACATCACCAACCGCGCCGAACTGCGCATGCTTGGCGGTCAGGTACGGGACTGGGACGGCAAGCTGGACATACTGGTCAACAATGTCGGCCATTTCCTGCACACAAAGGCGTTCGAGGCATTGGAAGATGACGAGGTCGATGCGATCGTCGACATCAATTTCGGCCAGGTCGTGCGCGTCACCCGCACCATGCTGCCGCTGTTGCGGACAGCCGGGCCGGGGTCCAGCATCGTCAACATCACGTCGATCGAGGCGTTTCGCGGCATTCCCAATTGCGCCATCTATGGCGCCGCCAAAGCGGCTGTCACCGGCCTGACCCAGAGCCTCGCGCTGGAACTGGCGCCTGCCGGCATCCGCATCAACGCCGTCGCGCCCGAAACCACCGACACGCCGCAAGTGCCACTGGAGTATATGATCCCGCCGCAGAACCGCACGCATATGGACAAATGGATTCCGCTGGGCCGTTTCGGCCGGCCACAGGACAGCGCGGATGCTGCACTCTATCTGGCCAGTCCCATGGCCGCCTGGATCACCGGCACCACCCTGCATGTCGATGGCGGCGCACGCGCGGCGGCCGGCTGGATGCAGACGCCCGAGGGGCAATGGACCGTCGTGCCGATGATCAGCGGCAACGGCATCGCAATGCCCGCCTGA
- a CDS encoding LLM class flavin-dependent oxidoreductase gives MKFSIIYEAQMADPSPASEVRCFNEIVEQVILAEQLGFDTVWCVEHTALTQYAHMSAPETVLAYLAGRTSRIGIGHGVVCLPPAMNHPVKVAERIATLDILSGGRVHFGMGKGGTQQEAGTFGYDLAELQPMIDESMYLIPKIMTQDEIEHDGTYIKIPRRPIHPKPLQKPHPPLYYACTREATLELAGKRGIGALVLGFSGPEEIARKNAIYRENFRTRKAEDQVGIVPTEHLAAFCAACVLDDREEARRIGLRGQRFFAEAIAHWYQGGPKPSVADLSAEEQADALQQGKDAVVAYLSEEHIPVGDEHVSNYAVAQDAYGNADDCIRYVTRLQEAGADEILFLFQMGTVPHAAILETIHNIGAKVIPHFRAQSAQEAAE, from the coding sequence ATGAAATTCTCCATCATCTACGAAGCGCAAATGGCTGACCCGTCCCCGGCGTCGGAAGTGCGCTGCTTCAACGAGATCGTCGAGCAGGTCATATTGGCCGAACAGCTCGGCTTCGACACCGTGTGGTGCGTCGAACATACCGCGCTGACCCAATATGCGCATATGTCGGCGCCCGAAACGGTGCTGGCCTATCTGGCCGGCCGGACCAGCCGGATCGGCATCGGCCATGGCGTCGTGTGCCTTCCGCCCGCCATGAACCATCCGGTGAAGGTGGCCGAACGGATCGCGACGCTCGACATATTGTCGGGCGGGCGGGTGCATTTCGGCATGGGCAAGGGCGGCACCCAGCAGGAGGCCGGCACCTTCGGCTATGACCTGGCCGAACTGCAACCGATGATCGACGAGTCCATGTATCTGATCCCCAAGATCATGACGCAGGACGAGATCGAACATGACGGCACCTACATCAAAATCCCGCGCCGTCCGATCCATCCCAAGCCGCTGCAAAAGCCGCATCCGCCGCTCTATTATGCCTGCACCCGTGAAGCCACGCTGGAACTAGCCGGCAAGCGCGGCATCGGCGCGCTGGTCCTGGGCTTTTCCGGGCCGGAGGAAATCGCGCGCAAAAATGCCATCTATCGCGAGAATTTCCGCACTCGGAAGGCGGAGGATCAGGTCGGCATCGTCCCCACGGAGCATCTCGCCGCCTTCTGCGCCGCCTGCGTTCTGGATGATCGCGAGGAGGCGCGAAGGATCGGCCTGCGGGGCCAGCGCTTCTTCGCCGAAGCCATCGCCCACTGGTATCAGGGCGGTCCCAAGCCCAGCGTCGCTGACTTGTCCGCCGAAGAACAGGCCGATGCGCTGCAGCAGGGCAAGGACGCCGTCGTCGCCTATCTGTCGGAGGAACATATTCCCGTCGGCGACGAGCATGTCAGCAATTATGCCGTGGCGCAGGATGCCTATGGCAATGCCGATGATTGCATCCGCTATGTGACGCGCCTGCAGGAAGCGGGCGCAGACGAGATATTGTTCCTGTTCCAGATGGGCACGGTGCCACACGCGGCGATATTGGAGACGATCCACAATATCGGCGCCAAGGTCATCCCGCATTTCCGTGCGCAGTCGGCACAGGAAGCGGCGGAATGA
- a CDS encoding SDR family NAD(P)-dependent oxidoreductase, with product MSRAPFNDKVAIVTGGGSGIGRAASQRLAVEGAQVVVADIDLPGAERTVELIAARGGQAVAIRADIASEQDNQAIFDLAEERFGGIDAAFLNAGMIQPYGPLEALALETFDRIIAVNLRGTYLGVQQARARLRPGGSCVVTASLSGVIGFAEGPAYAVSKHGLVGLVRSAASAFAERGTRINAICPGMVLTGMTGTVGLEAIDDPDEVADPAYRGALSAQQIAEVALFLLSRRSAGINGQAQNIDAALLSAFPPLADML from the coding sequence ATGAGCCGCGCACCCTTCAATGACAAGGTCGCGATCGTCACCGGCGGCGGATCGGGCATCGGCCGTGCGGCCAGCCAGCGGCTGGCGGTGGAAGGCGCGCAGGTCGTGGTGGCCGACATCGATCTGCCAGGGGCCGAGCGCACCGTGGAACTGATCGCGGCGCGCGGTGGTCAGGCCGTCGCCATCCGCGCCGACATCGCCAGCGAGCAGGATAATCAGGCAATATTCGATCTGGCCGAAGAACGTTTCGGCGGCATCGACGCGGCGTTCCTGAATGCCGGTATGATACAGCCCTATGGTCCGCTGGAGGCACTGGCGCTCGAAACCTTCGACCGGATCATCGCCGTCAATCTGCGCGGCACCTATCTGGGCGTGCAGCAGGCGCGCGCGCGGTTGCGGCCGGGCGGCAGTTGCGTCGTCACAGCATCGCTATCCGGCGTCATCGGCTTTGCCGAAGGCCCCGCCTATGCCGTGTCCAAACATGGGCTGGTCGGGCTGGTGCGGTCGGCGGCCTCCGCCTTTGCCGAGCGAGGCACACGGATCAACGCCATCTGCCCCGGCATGGTGCTAACAGGCATGACCGGCACTGTCGGGCTGGAAGCGATCGATGATCCCGATGAGGTGGCCGATCCCGCCTATCGCGGCGCGCTAAGCGCGCAGCAGATCGCGGAGGTCGCGCTGTTCCTGCTGAGCCGCCGATCGGCCGGGATCAACGGGCAGGCGCAGAATATCGACGCGGCCTTGCTCTCCGCCTTTCCGCCGCTCGCGGACATGCTCTGA
- a CDS encoding nuclear transport factor 2 family protein encodes MADAHSLMIDQNLLRQAADLYAIGADRRDKALWRQVLAEECVIEGPGFITQGRDACLQLIDALDHMYRATRHDVLQQRVIIDEDAAVGETYCAASHLLRDRDAILVWAIRYQDAWRRDDEGWRFTRRSLLLDWTETRPVNAGTSMNQFKDMTL; translated from the coding sequence ATGGCTGACGCCCATTCCCTGATGATCGACCAAAACCTGCTGCGGCAGGCGGCGGACCTCTATGCCATCGGGGCGGACCGGCGCGACAAGGCGCTGTGGCGGCAGGTGCTGGCGGAAGAGTGCGTGATCGAAGGGCCAGGCTTCATCACCCAGGGTCGGGACGCCTGCCTCCAGTTGATCGATGCGCTCGACCATATGTATCGCGCCACGCGGCATGACGTGCTGCAGCAACGCGTCATCATCGACGAGGATGCCGCCGTCGGCGAAACCTATTGCGCCGCCAGCCATCTGCTGCGCGATCGCGACGCCATTCTGGTCTGGGCGATCCGCTATCAGGATGCGTGGCGGCGCGATGACGAAGGATGGCGCTTCACCCGGCGCAGCCTGTTGCTCGACTGGACCGAAACACGTCCGGTCAACGCCGGAACCTCCATGAACCAGTTCAAGGATATGACGCTATGA
- a CDS encoding NAD-dependent epimerase/dehydratase family protein, translated as MKLLVIGGTGALGGHAAIHMAAQGHDVTVAGRNAPLALTPMAAMPFLQGDYVAGDFTPDRLAGFDWVIFAAGNDPRHVPQGGDFDAFLLKANHEAVPALFAACRDAGVNRAIQLGSFYPQAAPELLADNSYIRSRLAACEGARAQGRPGFDVISVNAPFMVGTVPGLPSAIFAPYMQWAEGHIPIEPYAPTGGTNFMSYRSLSQALEGALLRGEPGKAYLVGDETMSFRAYFQLFFDAACRSVQVEERDAELPLLPDVAIPQGRGNWIDYAPNAVEVALLGYRRNDIAAAVREIADQFGQVRA; from the coding sequence ATGAAGCTATTGGTGATCGGCGGTACAGGCGCGCTGGGCGGCCATGCTGCGATCCACATGGCCGCCCAGGGCCATGATGTCACGGTCGCAGGCCGCAACGCGCCGCTCGCATTGACCCCGATGGCGGCGATGCCCTTCCTGCAGGGCGACTATGTCGCGGGCGATTTCACGCCGGACCGGCTCGCAGGGTTCGACTGGGTGATTTTCGCCGCCGGGAACGACCCGCGTCATGTGCCGCAGGGCGGGGATTTCGACGCCTTCCTGCTGAAGGCCAATCATGAGGCAGTCCCCGCGCTGTTCGCCGCGTGCCGGGATGCCGGGGTCAACCGTGCCATCCAGCTCGGCAGCTTCTATCCGCAAGCCGCGCCGGAACTGCTGGCGGACAATAGCTATATCCGTTCCCGTCTAGCTGCCTGCGAAGGCGCACGCGCGCAGGGGCGGCCGGGTTTCGACGTCATCAGCGTGAACGCGCCCTTCATGGTCGGCACGGTGCCCGGCCTGCCCAGCGCCATCTTCGCACCCTATATGCAATGGGCCGAGGGACATATTCCAATCGAGCCCTATGCGCCGACCGGCGGCACCAATTTCATGTCCTATCGATCGCTGTCGCAGGCCCTGGAAGGCGCATTGCTCCGTGGCGAGCCGGGCAAAGCCTATCTGGTGGGCGACGAGACCATGTCCTTCCGCGCCTATTTCCAGCTCTTCTTCGACGCGGCATGCCGATCCGTCCAGGTCGAAGAGCGGGACGCGGAACTGCCGCTGCTGCCCGACGTCGCTATCCCGCAAGGGCGGGGCAACTGGATCGACTATGCGCCGAACGCCGTTGAGGTCGCCTTGCTCGGCTATCGCCGCAACGACATCGCTGCCGCCGTCCGCGAGATTGCGGACCAGTTTGGTCAGGTGCGCGCCTGA
- a CDS encoding TonB-dependent receptor, with translation MKLRYFLLGGVALIFAAGPAIAQSEAADTSTSGIADIVVTAQKRAENLQSTPIAVTALNADMIRDKGIASAADLTAVAPSLSVTTSPASSTNMQLFIRGVGDIDPILTSDSPVGIYVDGIILGRAAGSAFDILDLERIEVLRGPQGTLYGRNTIGGAVNLITAKPADDFHASINGSAGNYGYYSLKTSVDSGNIANSGLKARLTYLHKERDGYVDDVNAPDNRDPGAYVLDAVRGAVQFESGALKLDYGFDWSKRESYAPAFQLTVIRPDVLAYLQASSAFGGSAPVFSPDRLDSIALNQGKMTDRVIGHTLTAELDLGGVTVRSLTGFRRWTNRNARDDLDGNSGLVGFTVGPEILAPPFSFNPLGVTPIDLFSTQNHRRQHQFSQEINLLGDIGDRFEYVLGGYYFHEHSSEYNPQNFLLILPSPVPIPLTPTVSLNSFGVQLSSLTDYDHYNKSAAAFAQGSYKLTDTLSVTGGIRYTHDKKHLVQRAPQVRELDASFSRFNYAASINWQATPSMLVYARTASGYKAGGFNARSINSGFDPESLTSYEAGIKSDWLDRRLRLNLTGFYASHSDLQLQQFQAGTSGASSITVNAGKARYWGIEAELTVKPIDTLTLGANLGYTNRKYKQFLILDPTTNQIVDVKDSARFLVGATTTVSAYAQWDVAELSFGRLSVRGDYDYRTKIYYHPTTVGTPYNDDIAGAPRHLVNGRISLTNIDLNGAKAELAFWGKNIFNEKYRLYGIDFGSLGYAGNTYGEPTSYGVDFRVKL, from the coding sequence ATGAAGTTGCGCTATTTTCTGCTGGGCGGCGTCGCCCTCATCTTCGCGGCCGGGCCGGCCATAGCGCAGAGCGAAGCGGCAGACACCAGTACGAGCGGCATCGCCGACATCGTCGTGACCGCGCAAAAGCGGGCGGAAAATCTGCAATCCACGCCGATCGCGGTGACTGCCCTCAACGCCGACATGATCCGCGACAAGGGCATCGCCTCTGCCGCCGACCTGACAGCGGTGGCGCCCAGCCTGTCGGTGACGACATCGCCCGCCTCCTCCACCAACATGCAATTGTTCATCCGCGGCGTCGGCGACATCGATCCCATCCTGACGTCGGACAGCCCGGTCGGCATCTATGTCGATGGCATCATCCTGGGCCGTGCCGCAGGCAGCGCGTTCGACATTCTCGACCTGGAACGGATCGAAGTGCTGCGCGGGCCGCAGGGTACGCTTTATGGTCGCAACACGATCGGCGGCGCCGTCAACCTCATCACCGCCAAGCCTGCCGACGACTTCCACGCCTCGATCAACGGATCGGCGGGCAATTACGGCTATTACAGCCTCAAGACCTCGGTCGACAGCGGCAATATCGCCAATAGCGGCCTCAAGGCACGGCTGACCTATCTGCACAAGGAACGCGACGGTTATGTCGACGACGTCAATGCGCCCGACAATCGCGATCCGGGCGCCTATGTACTCGACGCGGTCCGCGGCGCGGTCCAGTTCGAATCTGGCGCGCTGAAGCTCGATTATGGGTTCGACTGGTCGAAGCGCGAAAGCTATGCGCCGGCTTTCCAGCTGACCGTGATCCGGCCCGACGTCCTGGCCTATCTTCAGGCATCATCCGCTTTTGGCGGCAGCGCGCCCGTATTTTCGCCCGATCGACTGGACAGCATCGCCCTCAACCAGGGGAAGATGACCGATCGCGTGATCGGCCACACGCTGACGGCGGAACTGGATCTGGGCGGGGTGACCGTGCGATCGCTCACCGGCTTCCGACGCTGGACGAACCGGAACGCACGCGACGATCTGGACGGTAATTCGGGTCTGGTCGGCTTCACCGTCGGCCCGGAAATTCTGGCTCCGCCCTTCAGCTTCAATCCGCTGGGCGTCACCCCGATCGACCTGTTCAGCACCCAGAACCATCGGCGCCAGCATCAATTCTCGCAGGAAATCAACCTGCTCGGGGACATTGGCGATCGGTTCGAATATGTGTTGGGCGGCTATTATTTCCACGAACATTCGTCCGAATATAATCCGCAGAACTTCCTGCTGATCCTCCCGTCGCCCGTGCCCATTCCACTAACGCCCACCGTGTCGCTCAACAGCTTCGGCGTGCAGCTTTCGTCGCTGACCGATTATGACCATTATAACAAGTCGGCGGCGGCCTTCGCGCAGGGCAGCTACAAGCTGACCGACACGCTGAGCGTGACGGGCGGCATTCGCTATACCCATGACAAGAAGCATCTGGTGCAGCGCGCGCCACAGGTCCGCGAACTGGATGCCAGTTTCAGCCGCTTCAACTATGCCGCAAGCATCAACTGGCAGGCGACGCCCTCTATGCTGGTCTATGCCCGCACCGCATCCGGCTACAAGGCAGGTGGCTTCAACGCCCGCTCGATCAATTCCGGCTTCGACCCGGAATCGCTGACCTCCTATGAAGCGGGCATCAAGTCCGACTGGCTCGACCGGCGCCTGCGCCTGAACCTGACCGGCTTCTATGCCAGCCATTCCGACTTGCAGCTTCAGCAGTTCCAGGCCGGAACCAGCGGCGCGTCCAGCATCACCGTCAATGCGGGCAAGGCGCGCTATTGGGGGATTGAGGCCGAACTTACGGTCAAGCCGATCGATACCCTCACATTGGGCGCCAATTTGGGCTACACCAACCGCAAATATAAGCAGTTCCTGATCCTCGATCCCACGACCAACCAGATCGTGGACGTGAAGGATAGCGCACGCTTCCTGGTCGGCGCGACGACGACGGTCAGCGCCTATGCGCAATGGGATGTCGCGGAATTATCGTTCGGGCGGCTGTCAGTCCGGGGCGACTATGATTATCGGACGAAAATCTATTATCACCCGACGACCGTCGGGACGCCCTATAATGACGACATCGCCGGCGCGCCGCGCCATCTGGTCAATGGCAGAATCTCTCTGACAAACATTGATCTCAACGGTGCGAAAGCGGAGTTGGCCTTCTGGGGCAAGAATATCTTCAACGAAAAATATCGGCTCTACGGCATCGACTTCGGCAGCCTTGGCTATGCCGGCAATACCTATGGAGAGCCCACCAGCTATGGCGTGGATTTCCGCGTGAAGCTGTGA
- a CDS encoding acyl-CoA dehydrogenase family protein, protein MLSYVPPIDDYRFLLTQVLGFDAAMAETGKEVDADLAVAVLEEAGRMCADRLHPLNRHGDEEGSRLIDGNVVTPTGFADAWRDFVAAGWASMSADPAHGGQGLPFILQLWLDEMLSAVNLSFGLFPGLTRGACEAIAAHASDALKTAYLPRMVSGEWTGAMALTESGAGTDLALLKTKAVPQDDGSFAVTGQKIFISSGDHDFGGNIVHLVLARLPDAPAGVKGISLFLVPKYLPDADGEFTIRNGMSVGALEKKMGIHAQPTCVMNYDEATGWLVGAPNKGLAAMFTMMNAERLMVGIQGLGVAGAAYQQAAGYAKERLQGRSADGARGPVAIIDHADVRRMLLNIRAFVEAGRALGGWTALQLDRAHHHPDAAERTKADALVALLTPVVKAAFTDFGFESAVQAQQVFGGHGYIREWGMEQYVRDARIAQIYEGTNGVQAMDLVGRKLALADGAVVEGYFASVAADLDAAGTIDVADKTRAALALLRTATASLQDANGDAAGAAAVDYLRLFALVSMGWMWTRMAAAAQGDDPLHIGKRIVADFFAQRMLPQAHSLAASIAAGETSIMALGAESF, encoded by the coding sequence ATGTTGAGCTATGTTCCCCCGATCGACGATTACCGCTTCCTGCTGACGCAGGTGCTGGGCTTTGATGCGGCGATGGCGGAGACAGGCAAGGAAGTCGACGCCGACCTGGCCGTCGCGGTGCTGGAGGAAGCGGGGCGCATGTGCGCCGATCGGCTGCACCCGCTCAATCGCCATGGCGATGAAGAAGGCAGCCGCCTTATCGACGGCAACGTGGTCACGCCGACCGGGTTTGCTGACGCCTGGCGCGATTTCGTTGCCGCAGGCTGGGCCTCCATGTCTGCCGATCCGGCCCATGGCGGTCAGGGCCTGCCCTTCATCCTCCAGTTGTGGCTGGATGAAATGCTGTCTGCGGTGAATCTGTCCTTTGGCCTGTTTCCAGGCCTCACCCGCGGCGCCTGCGAAGCGATTGCGGCCCATGCCAGCGATGCGCTGAAAACCGCCTATCTGCCGCGAATGGTGAGCGGCGAATGGACCGGCGCCATGGCTCTGACCGAAAGTGGGGCCGGCACGGACCTGGCCCTGCTCAAGACCAAAGCCGTGCCGCAGGACGACGGCAGCTTTGCCGTGACCGGGCAGAAAATCTTCATTTCGTCGGGCGACCATGATTTTGGCGGCAACATCGTCCACCTCGTTCTCGCGCGCCTGCCCGATGCACCGGCTGGGGTGAAGGGAATCAGCCTGTTTCTGGTGCCCAAATATCTGCCCGACGCGGATGGCGAATTCACGATACGCAACGGCATGTCGGTCGGGGCGCTGGAAAAAAAGATGGGCATCCATGCCCAGCCGACCTGCGTAATGAATTACGACGAGGCGACCGGCTGGCTGGTTGGCGCGCCGAACAAGGGACTAGCCGCCATGTTCACGATGATGAACGCGGAGCGGCTGATGGTCGGCATCCAGGGACTGGGCGTCGCCGGCGCGGCCTATCAGCAGGCCGCGGGTTATGCCAAGGAGCGGCTCCAGGGACGCAGCGCCGATGGTGCGCGTGGGCCGGTGGCGATCATCGACCATGCCGATGTGCGGCGGATGCTGCTCAACATCCGCGCCTTTGTCGAGGCCGGGCGGGCATTGGGCGGCTGGACCGCGCTACAACTCGATCGGGCGCATCATCATCCCGACGCGGCAGAGCGGACCAAGGCCGACGCGCTGGTCGCGCTGCTGACGCCGGTGGTGAAGGCCGCTTTCACGGACTTCGGTTTTGAAAGCGCGGTGCAGGCACAGCAGGTGTTCGGCGGTCATGGCTACATCCGCGAATGGGGCATGGAGCAATATGTCCGCGATGCGCGCATTGCCCAAATTTATGAAGGCACCAACGGTGTGCAGGCTATGGACCTGGTCGGGCGCAAGCTGGCGCTTGCAGACGGCGCCGTGGTCGAGGGCTATTTCGCGTCTGTTGCGGCTGATCTGGATGCGGCCGGCACCATCGATGTGGCGGACAAGACGCGGGCGGCACTCGCCCTGCTGCGCACCGCCACGGCGTCGTTGCAGGACGCGAATGGAGATGCGGCTGGTGCGGCGGCAGTCGATTATCTGCGGCTGTTTGCGCTTGTATCCATGGGGTGGATGTGGACGCGCATGGCCGCGGCGGCACAGGGTGACGATCCCCTCCATATCGGCAAGCGTATCGTCGCCGATTTCTTCGCGCAGCGGATGCTGCCCCAGGCGCACAGCCTGGCGGCCAGCATCGCGGCGGGCGAAACGTCCATCATGGCGCTCGGCGCGGAAAGTTTTTGA
- a CDS encoding TetR/AcrR family transcriptional regulator, with amino-acid sequence MKKYDLASGANDEGSGRRRQILEIAAQLFAKKGYRGTSMRDIGEQAGVLGGSLYHHIKSKDALFVELHNAALDAAENSIAHAVRVQDEPWARLAAACAALLEIQLAPDSLTMPMMNDFREVPDAVREQLIARRDRFEEIFRSLVTSLPLPPHIDRSIYRNLLLSQLNSASDWYRDGRLSPSEIAAQIVAIFRRE; translated from the coding sequence ATGAAGAAATATGATCTAGCGAGTGGGGCCAACGACGAAGGATCGGGGCGCCGCCGTCAGATATTGGAAATCGCGGCGCAATTGTTCGCTAAAAAGGGATATCGCGGAACGTCGATGCGCGACATCGGCGAGCAGGCCGGCGTGTTGGGCGGTTCGCTCTACCACCATATAAAGTCTAAAGACGCGCTGTTCGTCGAACTGCACAATGCGGCGCTGGATGCCGCCGAAAACAGCATCGCCCACGCTGTTCGCGTGCAGGACGAGCCGTGGGCCAGATTGGCGGCGGCCTGCGCGGCCTTGCTGGAAATCCAGCTGGCGCCTGATTCGCTGACGATGCCGATGATGAACGATTTTCGCGAGGTGCCCGATGCGGTGCGCGAACAGCTGATCGCGCGGCGTGATCGGTTCGAAGAGATTTTCCGGTCGCTGGTCACTTCCTTGCCGCTACCCCCTCATATCGATCGTTCGATCTACCGCAACCTGTTGTTGTCGCAGCTCAATTCGGCATCGGACTGGTATCGCGACGGACGTTTGTCGCCCAGCGAGATTGCTGCTCAGATCGTTGCGATCTTCCGGCGCGAATAA